A genomic region of Arachis hypogaea cultivar Tifrunner chromosome 5, arahy.Tifrunner.gnm2.J5K5, whole genome shotgun sequence contains the following coding sequences:
- the LOC112801257 gene encoding chloride channel protein CLC-d isoform X3, which produces MLSNHFQNGVETVRHAWSRIPNSEESQFVDDAVGLVRKSDGSSVESLDYEVIENFAYREEQARRGKLYVSYLLVVKWLFALLIGIGTGLAAVFINLSVENFAGWKFSLTFSIIQKSYIAGFLLYALINLVLVFSSVYIVTQFAPAAAGSGIPEIKGYLNGVDIHGILLLRTLIGKIFGSIGSVGGGLALGKEGPLVHTGACIASLLGQGGSTKYHINSRWFQVFRSDRDRRDLVTCGCAAGVAAAFRAPVGGVLFALEEVTSWWRSQLMWRVFFTSAIVAVVVRTAMGWCKNGNCGHFGSGGFIIWDISDGQEDYSFAELLPMAIIGVIGGLLGALFNQLTLYISSWRRNHLHKKGSRVKIIEACLVSLLTSIISFCLPLLRECSPCPESDPTSGIECPRPPGMYGNYVNFFCSSDKEYNDLATIFFNTQDDAIRNLFSAKTIHEYSSQSLLTFLVMFYTLAVLTFGTAVPAGQFVPGIMIGSTYGRLVGMFVVKYYKKLNIEEGTYALLGAASFLGGSMRMTVSLCVIMVEITNNLKLLPLIMLVLLISKAVGDAFNEGLYEEQARLRGIPLLESRPKYEMRNMTAREACGSGRVISLPRVVKVSDVVSILRSNKHNGFPVIDHTRSGESLVIGLVLRSHLLVILQSKVDFQHSPLPSDPRGGDRSIRHDSHEFAKPVSSKGICIDDIHLSPDDLEMYIDLAPFLNPSPYIVPEDMSLTKVYNLFRQLGLRHLFVVPRPSRVLGLITRKDLMIEDTENVNTLELQSTSVSTICSNVVP; this is translated from the exons ATGCTGTCCAATCATTTTCAAAACGGCGTCGAAACGGTGAGGCACGCTTGGTCGCGGATCCCAAACTCCGAAGAATCACAGTTCGTCGACGACGCCGTTGGGCTTGTGAGGAAAAGCGATGGAAGCAGCGTTGAGAGCCTTGACTATGAAGTCATAGAAAATTTTGCTTATCGAGAAGAACag GCGCGCAGAGGGAAGCTGTACGTGAGTTATTTGCTGGTGGTGAAATGGCTTTTCGCCTTGCTCATTGGCATTG GCACTGGTCTTGCTGCTGTTTTCATCAACTTGTCTGTTGAAAATTTTGCTGGCTGGAAATTCTCATTGACATTTAGTATAATTCAGAAGTCATACATTGCTGGCTTTCTCCTATATGCCCTGATAAACTTGGTTTTGGTGTTTTCCTCTGTATATATTGTCACACAGTTTGCACCAGCTGCTGCTGGATCTGGTATTCCCGAAATCAAGGGTTACTTAAATG GGGTTGATATTCATGGGATTCTTCTTCTGAGAACTTTGATTGGAAAG ATATTTGGCAGCATTGGATCAGTGGGAGGAGGCCTTGCTTTAGGTAAAGAGGGTCCTCTTGTCCATACTGGTGCTTGTATTGCTTCtttgcttggacaa GGTGGTTCCACTAAGTATCATATAAATTCAAGATGGTTTCAAGTATTCAGAAGTGATCGAGATCGACGAGATCTGGTAACCTGTGGGTGTGCAGCAGGAGTTGCTGCTGCATTTAGAGCTCCTGTTGGTGGTGTATTGTTTGCATTGGAAGAGGTTACATCTTG GTGGAGGAGTCAACTTATGTGGCGTGTCTTCTTCACTTCTGCTATTGTTGCTGTTGTAGTGCGAACTGCAATGGGATGGTGTAAGAATGGAAATTGCGGACATTTTGGGTCTGGCGGATTCATAATATGGGATATATCAGA tggTCAAGAGGATTATTCCTTTGCAGAGCTATTGCCAATGGCTATTATTGGGGTTATTGGAGGCCTACTAG GAGCTTTATTTAACCAGCTTACACTTTATATTTCTAGTTGGCGTCGAAACCACCTTCACAAAAAAGGGAGCCGAGTCAAG ATTATTGAAGCATGCCTTGTCTCCCTTTTAACGTCAATTATTTCATTTTGCTTGCCACTTCTAAGAGAATGTAGTCCATGCCCAGAATCTGATCCTACTTCTGGTATTGAATGCCCACGTCCTCCTGGAATGTATGGGAATTATGTAAAT TTCTTTTGTAGCAGTGACAAGGAGTATAATGATCTTGCGACTATTTTCTTCAATACACAG GATGATGCCATCAGGAATTTGTTCAGTGCGAAAACAATACATGAGTACAGTTCCCAAAGTCTGTTAACCTTTTTG GTTATGTTTTATACTTTAGCAGTGTTGACGTTTGGTACTGCTGTGCCAGCCGGTCAATTTGTCCCTGGTATAATGATAGGATCAACTTATGGACGTCTTGTTGGCATGTTTGTTGTAAAATATTACAAAAAGCTCAACATTGAAGAGGGAAC GTATGCTTTGCTGGGAGCTGCATCTTTTCTTGGTGGTTCAATGCGGATGACAGTGTCTCTTTGTGTCATTATGGTTGAAATAACAAATAACCTGAAACTTTTGCCCCTTATTATGCTTGTTCTTCTTATATCGAAG GCTGTGGGTGATGCTTTTAATGAGGGTCTATATGAAGAGCAGGCAAGATTAAGGGGCATTCCATTACTGGAATCAAGGCCTAAATATGAGATGCGGAACATGACAGCAAGGGAGGCCTGTGGAAGTGGAAGG GTGATCTCGTTACCTCgggtagttaaggtttcagacGTAGTTTCCATTCTACGGAGCAACAAACACAATGGTTTTCCA GTGATTGATCACACAAGAAGTGGAGAATCACTTGTTATTGGATTAGTACTTCGGAG TCATTTGTTGGTAATCCTTCAGTCAAAGGTTGATTTCCAGCACAGCCCTTTACCCTCTGATCCCAGAGGTGGGGACAGGTCAATAAG GCATGATTCTCATGAATTTGCTAAGCCTGTTTCTAGTAAGGGGATATGTATCGACGATATACATCTAAGTCCAGATGACTTGGAAATGTACATAGATCTTGCTCCATTTTTGAATCCCTCACCATACATTGTCCCTGAAGACATGTCTTTGACAAAG GTGTACAATCTTTTCCGCCAACTTGGTTTGAGACATTTGTTTGTTGTTCCTCGACCATCTCGTGTGCTTGGTTTGATAACCAGAAAAGATTTGATGATCGAG GACACGGAAAATGTGAATACATTAGAGCTTCAGTCAACTAGTGTAAG TACAATCTGTTCCAACGTGGTGCCTTAG
- the LOC112801257 gene encoding chloride channel protein CLC-d isoform X1, which yields MLSNHFQNGVETVRHAWSRIPNSEESQFVDDAVGLVRKSDGSSVESLDYEVIENFAYREEQARRGKLYVSYLLVVKWLFALLIGIGTGLAAVFINLSVENFAGWKFSLTFSIIQKSYIAGFLLYALINLVLVFSSVYIVTQFAPAAAGSGIPEIKGYLNGVDIHGILLLRTLIGKIFGSIGSVGGGLALGKEGPLVHTGACIASLLGQGGSTKYHINSRWFQVFRSDRDRRDLVTCGCAAGVAAAFRAPVGGVLFALEEVTSWWRSQLMWRVFFTSAIVAVVVRTAMGWCKNGNCGHFGSGGFIIWDISDGQEDYSFAELLPMAIIGVIGGLLGALFNQLTLYISSWRRNHLHKKGSRVKIIEACLVSLLTSIISFCLPLLRECSPCPESDPTSGIECPRPPGMYGNYVNFFCSSDKEYNDLATIFFNTQDDAIRNLFSAKTIHEYSSQSLLTFLVMFYTLAVLTFGTAVPAGQFVPGIMIGSTYGRLVGMFVVKYYKKLNIEEGTYALLGAASFLGGSMRMTVSLCVIMVEITNNLKLLPLIMLVLLISKAVGDAFNEGLYEEQARLRGIPLLESRPKYEMRNMTAREACGSGRVISLPRVVKVSDVVSILRSNKHNGFPVIDHTRSGESLVIGLVLRSHLLVILQSKVDFQHSPLPSDPRGGDRSIRHDSHEFAKPVSSKGICIDDIHLSPDDLEMYIDLAPFLNPSPYIVPEDMSLTKVYNLFRQLGLRHLFVVPRPSRVLGLITRKDLMIEDTENVNTLELQSTSVRNRHHNKRPTTRNSDVERPLLNGLLIGSE from the exons ATGCTGTCCAATCATTTTCAAAACGGCGTCGAAACGGTGAGGCACGCTTGGTCGCGGATCCCAAACTCCGAAGAATCACAGTTCGTCGACGACGCCGTTGGGCTTGTGAGGAAAAGCGATGGAAGCAGCGTTGAGAGCCTTGACTATGAAGTCATAGAAAATTTTGCTTATCGAGAAGAACag GCGCGCAGAGGGAAGCTGTACGTGAGTTATTTGCTGGTGGTGAAATGGCTTTTCGCCTTGCTCATTGGCATTG GCACTGGTCTTGCTGCTGTTTTCATCAACTTGTCTGTTGAAAATTTTGCTGGCTGGAAATTCTCATTGACATTTAGTATAATTCAGAAGTCATACATTGCTGGCTTTCTCCTATATGCCCTGATAAACTTGGTTTTGGTGTTTTCCTCTGTATATATTGTCACACAGTTTGCACCAGCTGCTGCTGGATCTGGTATTCCCGAAATCAAGGGTTACTTAAATG GGGTTGATATTCATGGGATTCTTCTTCTGAGAACTTTGATTGGAAAG ATATTTGGCAGCATTGGATCAGTGGGAGGAGGCCTTGCTTTAGGTAAAGAGGGTCCTCTTGTCCATACTGGTGCTTGTATTGCTTCtttgcttggacaa GGTGGTTCCACTAAGTATCATATAAATTCAAGATGGTTTCAAGTATTCAGAAGTGATCGAGATCGACGAGATCTGGTAACCTGTGGGTGTGCAGCAGGAGTTGCTGCTGCATTTAGAGCTCCTGTTGGTGGTGTATTGTTTGCATTGGAAGAGGTTACATCTTG GTGGAGGAGTCAACTTATGTGGCGTGTCTTCTTCACTTCTGCTATTGTTGCTGTTGTAGTGCGAACTGCAATGGGATGGTGTAAGAATGGAAATTGCGGACATTTTGGGTCTGGCGGATTCATAATATGGGATATATCAGA tggTCAAGAGGATTATTCCTTTGCAGAGCTATTGCCAATGGCTATTATTGGGGTTATTGGAGGCCTACTAG GAGCTTTATTTAACCAGCTTACACTTTATATTTCTAGTTGGCGTCGAAACCACCTTCACAAAAAAGGGAGCCGAGTCAAG ATTATTGAAGCATGCCTTGTCTCCCTTTTAACGTCAATTATTTCATTTTGCTTGCCACTTCTAAGAGAATGTAGTCCATGCCCAGAATCTGATCCTACTTCTGGTATTGAATGCCCACGTCCTCCTGGAATGTATGGGAATTATGTAAAT TTCTTTTGTAGCAGTGACAAGGAGTATAATGATCTTGCGACTATTTTCTTCAATACACAG GATGATGCCATCAGGAATTTGTTCAGTGCGAAAACAATACATGAGTACAGTTCCCAAAGTCTGTTAACCTTTTTG GTTATGTTTTATACTTTAGCAGTGTTGACGTTTGGTACTGCTGTGCCAGCCGGTCAATTTGTCCCTGGTATAATGATAGGATCAACTTATGGACGTCTTGTTGGCATGTTTGTTGTAAAATATTACAAAAAGCTCAACATTGAAGAGGGAAC GTATGCTTTGCTGGGAGCTGCATCTTTTCTTGGTGGTTCAATGCGGATGACAGTGTCTCTTTGTGTCATTATGGTTGAAATAACAAATAACCTGAAACTTTTGCCCCTTATTATGCTTGTTCTTCTTATATCGAAG GCTGTGGGTGATGCTTTTAATGAGGGTCTATATGAAGAGCAGGCAAGATTAAGGGGCATTCCATTACTGGAATCAAGGCCTAAATATGAGATGCGGAACATGACAGCAAGGGAGGCCTGTGGAAGTGGAAGG GTGATCTCGTTACCTCgggtagttaaggtttcagacGTAGTTTCCATTCTACGGAGCAACAAACACAATGGTTTTCCA GTGATTGATCACACAAGAAGTGGAGAATCACTTGTTATTGGATTAGTACTTCGGAG TCATTTGTTGGTAATCCTTCAGTCAAAGGTTGATTTCCAGCACAGCCCTTTACCCTCTGATCCCAGAGGTGGGGACAGGTCAATAAG GCATGATTCTCATGAATTTGCTAAGCCTGTTTCTAGTAAGGGGATATGTATCGACGATATACATCTAAGTCCAGATGACTTGGAAATGTACATAGATCTTGCTCCATTTTTGAATCCCTCACCATACATTGTCCCTGAAGACATGTCTTTGACAAAG GTGTACAATCTTTTCCGCCAACTTGGTTTGAGACATTTGTTTGTTGTTCCTCGACCATCTCGTGTGCTTGGTTTGATAACCAGAAAAGATTTGATGATCGAG GACACGGAAAATGTGAATACATTAGAGCTTCAGTCAACTAGTGTAAG AAATCGGCATCATAATAAAAGACCGACGACAAGGAATTCAGATGTGGAGCGCCCTTTGCTCAATGGTCTTCTTATTGGTTCAGAATAA
- the LOC112801257 gene encoding chloride channel protein CLC-d isoform X2, whose protein sequence is MLSNHFQNGVETVRHAWSRIPNSEESQFVDDAVGLVRKSDGSSVESLDYEVIENFAYREEQARRGKLYVSYLLVVKWLFALLIGIGTGLAAVFINLSVENFAGWKFSLTFSIIQKSYIAGFLLYALINLVLVFSSVYIVTQFAPAAAGSGIPEIKGYLNGVDIHGILLLRTLIGKIFGSIGSVGGGLALGKEGPLVHTGACIASLLGQGGSTKYHINSRWFQVFRSDRDRRDLVTCGCAAGVAAAFRAPVGGVLFALEEVTSWWRSQLMWRVFFTSAIVAVVVRTAMGWCKNGNCGHFGSGGFIIWDISDGQEDYSFAELLPMAIIGVIGGLLGALFNQLTLYISSWRRNHLHKKGSRVKIIEACLVSLLTSIISFCLPLLRECSPCPESDPTSGIECPRPPGMYGNYVNFFCSSDKEYNDLATIFFNTQDDAIRNLFSAKTIHEYSSQSLLTFLVMFYTLAVLTFGTAVPAGQFVPGIMIGSTYGRLVGMFVVKYYKKLNIEEGTYALLGAASFLGGSMRMTVSLCVIMVEITNNLKLLPLIMLVLLISKAVGDAFNEGLYEEQARLRGIPLLESRPKYEMRNMTAREACGSGRVISLPRVVKVSDVVSILRSNKHNGFPVIDHTRSGESLVIGLVLRSHLLVILQSKVDFQHSPLPSDPRGGDRSIRHDSHEFAKPVSSKGICIDDIHLSPDDLEMYIDLAPFLNPSPYIVPEDMSLTKVYNLFRQLGLRHLFVVPRPSRVLGLITRKDLMIEDTENVNTLELQSTSYNLFQRGALAKQIAYLSCKDLHTYSNKFS, encoded by the exons ATGCTGTCCAATCATTTTCAAAACGGCGTCGAAACGGTGAGGCACGCTTGGTCGCGGATCCCAAACTCCGAAGAATCACAGTTCGTCGACGACGCCGTTGGGCTTGTGAGGAAAAGCGATGGAAGCAGCGTTGAGAGCCTTGACTATGAAGTCATAGAAAATTTTGCTTATCGAGAAGAACag GCGCGCAGAGGGAAGCTGTACGTGAGTTATTTGCTGGTGGTGAAATGGCTTTTCGCCTTGCTCATTGGCATTG GCACTGGTCTTGCTGCTGTTTTCATCAACTTGTCTGTTGAAAATTTTGCTGGCTGGAAATTCTCATTGACATTTAGTATAATTCAGAAGTCATACATTGCTGGCTTTCTCCTATATGCCCTGATAAACTTGGTTTTGGTGTTTTCCTCTGTATATATTGTCACACAGTTTGCACCAGCTGCTGCTGGATCTGGTATTCCCGAAATCAAGGGTTACTTAAATG GGGTTGATATTCATGGGATTCTTCTTCTGAGAACTTTGATTGGAAAG ATATTTGGCAGCATTGGATCAGTGGGAGGAGGCCTTGCTTTAGGTAAAGAGGGTCCTCTTGTCCATACTGGTGCTTGTATTGCTTCtttgcttggacaa GGTGGTTCCACTAAGTATCATATAAATTCAAGATGGTTTCAAGTATTCAGAAGTGATCGAGATCGACGAGATCTGGTAACCTGTGGGTGTGCAGCAGGAGTTGCTGCTGCATTTAGAGCTCCTGTTGGTGGTGTATTGTTTGCATTGGAAGAGGTTACATCTTG GTGGAGGAGTCAACTTATGTGGCGTGTCTTCTTCACTTCTGCTATTGTTGCTGTTGTAGTGCGAACTGCAATGGGATGGTGTAAGAATGGAAATTGCGGACATTTTGGGTCTGGCGGATTCATAATATGGGATATATCAGA tggTCAAGAGGATTATTCCTTTGCAGAGCTATTGCCAATGGCTATTATTGGGGTTATTGGAGGCCTACTAG GAGCTTTATTTAACCAGCTTACACTTTATATTTCTAGTTGGCGTCGAAACCACCTTCACAAAAAAGGGAGCCGAGTCAAG ATTATTGAAGCATGCCTTGTCTCCCTTTTAACGTCAATTATTTCATTTTGCTTGCCACTTCTAAGAGAATGTAGTCCATGCCCAGAATCTGATCCTACTTCTGGTATTGAATGCCCACGTCCTCCTGGAATGTATGGGAATTATGTAAAT TTCTTTTGTAGCAGTGACAAGGAGTATAATGATCTTGCGACTATTTTCTTCAATACACAG GATGATGCCATCAGGAATTTGTTCAGTGCGAAAACAATACATGAGTACAGTTCCCAAAGTCTGTTAACCTTTTTG GTTATGTTTTATACTTTAGCAGTGTTGACGTTTGGTACTGCTGTGCCAGCCGGTCAATTTGTCCCTGGTATAATGATAGGATCAACTTATGGACGTCTTGTTGGCATGTTTGTTGTAAAATATTACAAAAAGCTCAACATTGAAGAGGGAAC GTATGCTTTGCTGGGAGCTGCATCTTTTCTTGGTGGTTCAATGCGGATGACAGTGTCTCTTTGTGTCATTATGGTTGAAATAACAAATAACCTGAAACTTTTGCCCCTTATTATGCTTGTTCTTCTTATATCGAAG GCTGTGGGTGATGCTTTTAATGAGGGTCTATATGAAGAGCAGGCAAGATTAAGGGGCATTCCATTACTGGAATCAAGGCCTAAATATGAGATGCGGAACATGACAGCAAGGGAGGCCTGTGGAAGTGGAAGG GTGATCTCGTTACCTCgggtagttaaggtttcagacGTAGTTTCCATTCTACGGAGCAACAAACACAATGGTTTTCCA GTGATTGATCACACAAGAAGTGGAGAATCACTTGTTATTGGATTAGTACTTCGGAG TCATTTGTTGGTAATCCTTCAGTCAAAGGTTGATTTCCAGCACAGCCCTTTACCCTCTGATCCCAGAGGTGGGGACAGGTCAATAAG GCATGATTCTCATGAATTTGCTAAGCCTGTTTCTAGTAAGGGGATATGTATCGACGATATACATCTAAGTCCAGATGACTTGGAAATGTACATAGATCTTGCTCCATTTTTGAATCCCTCACCATACATTGTCCCTGAAGACATGTCTTTGACAAAG GTGTACAATCTTTTCCGCCAACTTGGTTTGAGACATTTGTTTGTTGTTCCTCGACCATCTCGTGTGCTTGGTTTGATAACCAGAAAAGATTTGATGATCGAG GACACGGAAAATGTGAATACATTAGAGCTTCAGTCAACTAGT TACAATCTGTTCCAACGTGGTGCCTTAGCAAAGCAAATTGCTTATCTATCTTGCAAGGATTTACATACTTACTCCAATAAATTCAGTTAA
- the LOC112801257 gene encoding chloride channel protein CLC-d isoform X4: MLSNHFQNGVETVRHAWSRIPNSEESQFVDDAVGLVRKSDGSSVESLDYEVIENFAYREEQARRGKLYVSYLLVVKWLFALLIGIGTGLAAVFINLSVENFAGWKFSLTFSIIQKSYIAGFLLYALINLVLVFSSVYIVTQFAPAAAGSGIPEIKGYLNGVDIHGILLLRTLIGKIFGSIGSVGGGLALGKEGPLVHTGACIASLLGQGGSTKYHINSRWFQVFRSDRDRRDLVTCGCAAGVAAAFRAPVGGVLFALEEVTSWWRSQLMWRVFFTSAIVAVVVRTAMGWCKNGNCGHFGSGGFIIWDISDGQEDYSFAELLPMAIIGVIGGLLGALFNQLTLYISSWRRNHLHKKGSRVKIIEACLVSLLTSIISFCLPLLRECSPCPESDPTSGIECPRPPGMYGNYVNFFCSSDKEYNDLATIFFNTQDDAIRNLFSAKTIHEYSSQSLLTFLVMFYTLAVLTFGTAVPAGQFVPGIMIGSTYGRLVGMFVVKYYKKLNIEEGTYALLGAASFLGGSMRMTVSLCVIMVEITNNLKLLPLIMLVLLISKAVGDAFNEGLYEEQARLRGIPLLESRPKYEMRNMTAREACGSGRVISLPRVVKVSDVVSILRSNKHNGFPVIDHTRSGESLVIGLVLRSHLLVILQSKVDFQHSPLPSDPRGGDRSIRHDSHEFAKPVSSKGICIDDIHLSPDDLEMYIDLAPFLNPSPYIVPEDMSLTKVYNLFRQLGLRHLFVVPRPSRVLGLITRKDLMIEDTENVNTLELQSTSKSAS, translated from the exons ATGCTGTCCAATCATTTTCAAAACGGCGTCGAAACGGTGAGGCACGCTTGGTCGCGGATCCCAAACTCCGAAGAATCACAGTTCGTCGACGACGCCGTTGGGCTTGTGAGGAAAAGCGATGGAAGCAGCGTTGAGAGCCTTGACTATGAAGTCATAGAAAATTTTGCTTATCGAGAAGAACag GCGCGCAGAGGGAAGCTGTACGTGAGTTATTTGCTGGTGGTGAAATGGCTTTTCGCCTTGCTCATTGGCATTG GCACTGGTCTTGCTGCTGTTTTCATCAACTTGTCTGTTGAAAATTTTGCTGGCTGGAAATTCTCATTGACATTTAGTATAATTCAGAAGTCATACATTGCTGGCTTTCTCCTATATGCCCTGATAAACTTGGTTTTGGTGTTTTCCTCTGTATATATTGTCACACAGTTTGCACCAGCTGCTGCTGGATCTGGTATTCCCGAAATCAAGGGTTACTTAAATG GGGTTGATATTCATGGGATTCTTCTTCTGAGAACTTTGATTGGAAAG ATATTTGGCAGCATTGGATCAGTGGGAGGAGGCCTTGCTTTAGGTAAAGAGGGTCCTCTTGTCCATACTGGTGCTTGTATTGCTTCtttgcttggacaa GGTGGTTCCACTAAGTATCATATAAATTCAAGATGGTTTCAAGTATTCAGAAGTGATCGAGATCGACGAGATCTGGTAACCTGTGGGTGTGCAGCAGGAGTTGCTGCTGCATTTAGAGCTCCTGTTGGTGGTGTATTGTTTGCATTGGAAGAGGTTACATCTTG GTGGAGGAGTCAACTTATGTGGCGTGTCTTCTTCACTTCTGCTATTGTTGCTGTTGTAGTGCGAACTGCAATGGGATGGTGTAAGAATGGAAATTGCGGACATTTTGGGTCTGGCGGATTCATAATATGGGATATATCAGA tggTCAAGAGGATTATTCCTTTGCAGAGCTATTGCCAATGGCTATTATTGGGGTTATTGGAGGCCTACTAG GAGCTTTATTTAACCAGCTTACACTTTATATTTCTAGTTGGCGTCGAAACCACCTTCACAAAAAAGGGAGCCGAGTCAAG ATTATTGAAGCATGCCTTGTCTCCCTTTTAACGTCAATTATTTCATTTTGCTTGCCACTTCTAAGAGAATGTAGTCCATGCCCAGAATCTGATCCTACTTCTGGTATTGAATGCCCACGTCCTCCTGGAATGTATGGGAATTATGTAAAT TTCTTTTGTAGCAGTGACAAGGAGTATAATGATCTTGCGACTATTTTCTTCAATACACAG GATGATGCCATCAGGAATTTGTTCAGTGCGAAAACAATACATGAGTACAGTTCCCAAAGTCTGTTAACCTTTTTG GTTATGTTTTATACTTTAGCAGTGTTGACGTTTGGTACTGCTGTGCCAGCCGGTCAATTTGTCCCTGGTATAATGATAGGATCAACTTATGGACGTCTTGTTGGCATGTTTGTTGTAAAATATTACAAAAAGCTCAACATTGAAGAGGGAAC GTATGCTTTGCTGGGAGCTGCATCTTTTCTTGGTGGTTCAATGCGGATGACAGTGTCTCTTTGTGTCATTATGGTTGAAATAACAAATAACCTGAAACTTTTGCCCCTTATTATGCTTGTTCTTCTTATATCGAAG GCTGTGGGTGATGCTTTTAATGAGGGTCTATATGAAGAGCAGGCAAGATTAAGGGGCATTCCATTACTGGAATCAAGGCCTAAATATGAGATGCGGAACATGACAGCAAGGGAGGCCTGTGGAAGTGGAAGG GTGATCTCGTTACCTCgggtagttaaggtttcagacGTAGTTTCCATTCTACGGAGCAACAAACACAATGGTTTTCCA GTGATTGATCACACAAGAAGTGGAGAATCACTTGTTATTGGATTAGTACTTCGGAG TCATTTGTTGGTAATCCTTCAGTCAAAGGTTGATTTCCAGCACAGCCCTTTACCCTCTGATCCCAGAGGTGGGGACAGGTCAATAAG GCATGATTCTCATGAATTTGCTAAGCCTGTTTCTAGTAAGGGGATATGTATCGACGATATACATCTAAGTCCAGATGACTTGGAAATGTACATAGATCTTGCTCCATTTTTGAATCCCTCACCATACATTGTCCCTGAAGACATGTCTTTGACAAAG GTGTACAATCTTTTCCGCCAACTTGGTTTGAGACATTTGTTTGTTGTTCCTCGACCATCTCGTGTGCTTGGTTTGATAACCAGAAAAGATTTGATGATCGAG GACACGGAAAATGTGAATACATTAGAGCTTCAGTCAACTAGT AAATCGGCATCATAA
- the LOC112801258 gene encoding mavicyanin, whose product MAMMMERVIVLLIVMSGLQSGSHGAVYKVGDSAGWTIIGNVDYNSWASPKTFHVGDTIIFEYNEEFHNVMRVTHAMYRTCNTSAPLESYASGNDSIKITKYGHHFFICGVPGHCQAGQKVDINVHRPNNVTQQAASQAPAPAPSSSSAFAYSVPVAPAPAPSQAAPSTTKTGLVPFLVSALLLIAGYTTA is encoded by the exons ATGGCGATGATGATGGAGAGAGTTATAGTTTTGTTAATAGTGATGTCAGGTTTGCAGAGCGGATCACATGGAGCAGTGTATAAGGTTGGAGACTCAGCAGGATGGACTATCATTGGCAACGTTGATTACAATTCCTGGGCTTCTCCCAAGACCTTCCATGTCGGTGACACTATCA TATTTGAATACAATGAGGAGTTCCACAACGTGATGAGGGTGACGCACGCAATGTACAGAACATGCAACACGTCAGCTCCATTGGAGAGCTATGCAAGCGGGAATGATTCCATCAAGATTACAAAATACGGACACCACTTCTTCATCTGCGGAGTCCCCGGCCACTGCCAAGCTGGACAGAAGGTTGACATCAACGTCCACAGGCCTAATAATGTCACACAACAAGCCGCATCACAGGCACCGGCACCGGCACCGTCATCATCTTCGGCATTCGCGTATTCAGTTCCAGTTGCACCGGCACCTGCTCCAAGCCAAGCAGCACCCTCAACGACAAAAACAGGACTTGTTCCTTTCTTGGTTTCAGCCCTCCTACTCATTGCTGGATATACTACCGCTTAG